The Candidatus Zixiibacteriota bacterium genome includes a window with the following:
- a CDS encoding CoB--CoM heterodisulfide reductase iron-sulfur subunit B family protein yields MKIAYYPGCTLKTKARNLEKAALASFKVLGIEVEELPRWNCCGAVYSLADDDLIHIVAPVRDLVRAQQQGAETVLTLCAMCYNTLARANDLMKNDEEKRDTINRFMDEEPDYFGEVKVVHLLDYIRDDYGFEKLAEKVVKPLKGIKVAPYYGCTLLRPREVALDKPDQPELFQKLMETLGAEVIEFPSATTCCGTYQVLGNPEAALDVSHGIITDAVDHGANAMALACPLCDYNLGKRQDQMKSKFENMPEMPIYYVSQLLAIALGIGAEECDFDLNRESSLKLLQANNLISA; encoded by the coding sequence ATGAAGATTGCATATTACCCCGGATGTACGCTCAAAACGAAAGCTCGTAATCTCGAAAAAGCCGCCCTGGCCAGTTTCAAAGTTCTCGGTATCGAGGTAGAGGAACTGCCTCGCTGGAACTGCTGCGGAGCGGTTTACTCGCTGGCCGACGACGACCTGATTCATATCGTCGCCCCGGTTCGCGACCTCGTACGCGCTCAACAGCAGGGAGCCGAAACGGTCCTGACGCTTTGTGCGATGTGCTATAACACCCTCGCCCGAGCCAACGACCTGATGAAAAACGACGAGGAAAAGAGGGACACGATCAACCGCTTCATGGACGAAGAGCCGGACTATTTCGGTGAGGTTAAAGTGGTCCACCTGCTGGACTATATCCGCGATGACTACGGTTTCGAAAAACTCGCGGAAAAGGTCGTCAAGCCGCTCAAGGGTATCAAAGTGGCTCCGTATTACGGCTGCACGTTGCTCCGTCCGCGTGAAGTGGCGCTGGATAAGCCCGACCAGCCGGAGTTGTTTCAGAAACTCATGGAAACGCTCGGGGCCGAAGTGATCGAGTTCCCGTCCGCCACCACCTGCTGCGGCACTTACCAGGTGCTCGGTAATCCGGAAGCGGCGCTCGATGTATCGCACGGCATTATCACCGACGCCGTCGATCACGGCGCCAACGCCATGGCTCTGGCCTGTCCGCTGTGCGACTACAACCTCGGTAAGCGGCAGGATCAGATGAAATCGAAATTCGAGAACATGCCCGAGATGCCGATTTATTACGTCTCCCAGCTTCTGGCGATAGCCCTCGGAATCGGCGCCGAAGAATGCGATTTCGATCTGAACCGCGAGAGTTCGCTCAAGTTGCTTCAGGCCAACAACCTGATTTCAGCCTGA
- a CDS encoding 4Fe-4S dicluster domain-containing protein: MSTVTDEKPAVEIKMIPVYIMGKKYEVPAELTIMKAIEYAGYKYIRGCGCRGGICGACATVYRKPGDYKIYTGLACQTVVEPNMYLTQLPFYPAIRATYDFSELHGEAEEVHALYPEVFRCVACNACTKVCPMDVEVMDYIAAIKRGDLKAAAEISFDCIQCGLCASRCMGELPQYHIAQLVRRINGAYLTPKAEHLQTMVANIEAGRYVKVLQELKAMDVETLKKTYTERELEPATAGDDWTPQSNKGL, encoded by the coding sequence ATGAGTACCGTAACCGATGAAAAACCCGCGGTCGAGATCAAAATGATCCCCGTCTACATTATGGGGAAGAAATACGAAGTGCCCGCGGAGTTGACGATCATGAAGGCGATCGAGTACGCCGGGTACAAGTACATTCGCGGCTGCGGCTGTCGCGGCGGCATCTGCGGCGCCTGCGCCACGGTCTACCGCAAACCGGGTGACTACAAGATATACACCGGCCTGGCCTGCCAGACGGTAGTCGAGCCGAACATGTATCTGACCCAACTGCCGTTTTATCCCGCCATCCGGGCTACTTACGATTTCTCCGAATTGCACGGTGAGGCCGAAGAAGTCCACGCTCTGTATCCCGAGGTGTTCCGCTGTGTGGCCTGCAACGCCTGCACCAAAGTTTGCCCTATGGATGTCGAGGTGATGGACTATATCGCAGCGATCAAGCGTGGTGATCTCAAAGCGGCGGCTGAAATCTCATTCGACTGCATCCAGTGCGGCCTCTGCGCCAGCCGCTGTATGGGCGAGCTGCCGCAGTATCATATCGCGCAGTTGGTTCGTCGAATCAACGGCGCTTACCTCACGCCGAAGGCGGAGCATTTGCAGACGATGGTGGCCAATATCGAGGCCGGTCGTTATGTCAAGGTACTTCAGGAGCTCAAGGCGATGGACGTGGAAACGCTCAAAAAGACCTACACCGAGCGCGAACTGGAACCGGCCACGGCCGGCGACGACTGGACGCCGCAGAGCAACAAAGGCCTATAA
- a CDS encoding transposase — MTRLKRHFVDGYPCFITLVTHERLPVLVDNVELLHEAIAVARTRLEFTVIAWAILPNHLHAIISSDHANIPDIVHCIKLSFGQRYRRKHDLRKGKIWQDRYWDHMVRDQHDLEQRINYINRNPVKHGLCKSPFDWEHSSAKAFLESGHYQEDWGAQ, encoded by the coding sequence ATGACAAGGCTAAAACGACATTTCGTAGACGGCTATCCGTGTTTTATAACCCTCGTTACTCATGAACGCTTACCTGTACTCGTTGATAATGTCGAATTGCTCCATGAGGCTATTGCCGTAGCACGAACGCGTCTTGAATTCACTGTAATCGCATGGGCAATTCTTCCCAATCATCTGCATGCAATTATATCCTCAGATCATGCCAACATCCCTGACATCGTTCACTGCATCAAACTTTCGTTCGGACAACGTTACCGAAGAAAACACGATCTACGGAAGGGGAAGATCTGGCAAGACCGGTATTGGGATCACATGGTACGAGATCAGCATGATCTTGAACAACGGATAAATTATATCAACCGCAATCCGGTTAAGCATGGCTTGTGTAAGAGTCCGTTCGATTGGGAGCATTCATCAGCAAAGGCGTTTCTCGAATCCGGGCATTATCAGGAAGATTGGGGAGCGCAATAA
- a CDS encoding FAD-binding protein, whose protein sequence is MPYPEELKQLIKVVESTRAERVERKKNNQEVPFMSLDERTDILQFHPDVKEEGRRELSVGPNKGYRIAHEMCNLLEAKSRVDPSLVDLSKIDYETDILVIGGGGAGTAAALLAQEQGAKVIIATKLRHGDANTMMAEGGIQAATKGYKDSPYYHYLDVMGGGHFKNVPDLVETLCNKAPSVIQWLEGLGCNFSKYPDGTLKTIHGGGTSRKRMHFAADITGAEMMRTIRDECRNRVKDIQVVEFSPAVELILNEHGQAAGAVLYNLETEEYMVVKAKAVVMATGGCGRLHIQGFMTTNHYGATADGIVMGYRAGVPVCFLHTVQYHPTGIVFPEQAEGILITEKFRGSGANLVNIEGNQFVNEREPRDVEASSIIRECVSRGMGIPTPTGKLGIWLDSPMIDMLSGEGTVEREFPGKFILYKRFGIDIAREPMLIYPTLHYQNGGLEFKPDGSTCVPGLFLGGEVGGGTHGENRLMGNSLLDIMVYGRIAGEAAGKYVKTDAKDGKLSLDHVVKYNQEVDAAGTAEDRVAPMILPDYTDPRVRNRQLTTHYVGTLR, encoded by the coding sequence ATGCCATACCCGGAAGAACTAAAACAACTGATCAAAGTTGTTGAAAGCACACGCGCGGAACGGGTGGAGCGCAAAAAGAACAATCAGGAAGTTCCGTTTATGTCGCTCGATGAGCGCACGGATATCCTGCAGTTCCATCCCGATGTCAAAGAAGAAGGCCGCCGCGAATTATCGGTCGGTCCCAACAAGGGCTACCGCATCGCCCATGAAATGTGCAACCTGCTCGAAGCGAAGAGCCGTGTCGATCCGTCCCTGGTCGACCTGTCCAAAATCGATTACGAGACCGATATCCTCGTGATCGGCGGCGGCGGTGCCGGCACTGCCGCAGCGCTGCTGGCTCAGGAGCAGGGAGCGAAGGTTATTATCGCTACCAAACTGCGTCACGGCGACGCCAACACCATGATGGCCGAGGGTGGAATTCAGGCCGCGACCAAAGGTTACAAGGATTCCCCGTACTATCATTACCTCGACGTCATGGGCGGCGGGCATTTCAAGAATGTCCCGGATCTGGTCGAGACGCTTTGCAATAAAGCTCCGAGTGTGATCCAATGGCTGGAGGGGCTCGGTTGTAATTTCTCGAAATATCCCGACGGCACGCTCAAGACCATCCACGGCGGCGGTACTTCCCGCAAGCGCATGCATTTCGCGGCCGATATCACCGGCGCCGAAATGATGCGTACGATTCGCGATGAATGCCGCAACCGCGTTAAAGATATTCAGGTGGTCGAATTTTCACCCGCCGTTGAGTTGATCCTCAACGAGCACGGCCAGGCGGCCGGAGCGGTGCTGTATAATCTCGAGACCGAAGAGTACATGGTTGTCAAAGCCAAGGCGGTGGTAATGGCCACCGGCGGCTGCGGACGGCTTCACATTCAGGGATTCATGACGACCAACCATTACGGTGCGACCGCCGACGGTATCGTCATGGGTTATCGGGCCGGTGTTCCGGTCTGTTTCCTGCACACCGTGCAGTACCACCCGACCGGGATCGTGTTCCCGGAACAAGCCGAGGGCATCCTGATTACCGAGAAGTTCCGTGGCAGCGGCGCCAATCTGGTCAATATCGAGGGGAACCAGTTCGTCAACGAGCGCGAGCCGCGCGATGTGGAGGCATCCTCGATCATTCGTGAGTGTGTATCACGCGGTATGGGTATTCCTACTCCGACCGGCAAGCTCGGCATCTGGCTCGATTCGCCGATGATCGATATGCTCTCCGGTGAGGGTACGGTCGAACGCGAGTTCCCGGGCAAGTTCATTCTTTATAAGCGCTTCGGGATCGATATCGCCAGGGAACCGATGCTTATCTATCCGACGCTGCACTACCAGAACGGCGGCCTCGAGTTCAAGCCGGACGGCTCGACTTGTGTGCCCGGTCTGTTCCTGGGCGGTGAGGTCGGCGGCGGTACGCACGGTGAGAACCGCCTGATGGGCAACTCGCTGCTTGACATCATGGTCTACGGCCGCATTGCCGGTGAGGCGGCGGGCAAATATGTCAAGACCGATGCCAAAGACGGCAAGCTCTCGCTCGACCATGTGGTCAAGTACAATCAGGAAGTCGACGCGGCCGGTACGGCCGAAGACCGCGTGGCTCCGATGATCCTTCCAGATTACACCGATCCGCGCGTACGCAACCGTCAGTTGACGACGCACTACGTCGGTACGCTCCGGTAG
- a CDS encoding 4Fe-4S dicluster domain-containing protein: MPLNISQRTTSEALRKKIVEISGQDIGKCYQCGTCSGSCPMIAHINCFPRKLMALAQLGHIEGLAEANTPWVCASCHACMVRCPRGIDIPKVMEAIRLLKLRQNVNEIEPSNLQPEEIIDLPQIAMVSGFRKLTS, translated from the coding sequence ATGCCGTTAAACATTTCACAACGCACCACCAGCGAAGCGCTTCGAAAAAAGATTGTGGAAATTTCCGGCCAGGATATCGGCAAGTGTTATCAGTGCGGCACTTGCTCCGGCTCCTGCCCGATGATTGCCCACATCAATTGTTTCCCGCGCAAGCTCATGGCCCTCGCACAACTCGGGCATATCGAGGGGCTGGCTGAGGCCAACACCCCCTGGGTCTGTGCCTCCTGCCATGCCTGCATGGTTCGCTGCCCGCGCGGGATCGATATCCCCAAGGTAATGGAAGCGATCCGCCTGCTCAAGCTGCGCCAAAACGTCAACGAGATCGAGCCCTCCAATCTGCAGCCGGAAGAGATTATCGACCTGCCGCAGATCGCCATGGTCTCCGGATTCCGCAAACTGACGTCGTGA